The Marivirga tractuosa DSM 4126 genome contains the following window.
TAGTAGACTTGGCATCACCTTTGTTGCTGCAGCATATCCGCTATCAATGATTTGGGAAGCTTTTGAAAAATCAAATCCAGTTATGCCTTCCAGATTGGGTTCAATAAATGCGTGCTCCTCTCCTAAGTCCTTAGGGTCAACTTTATCCATTATCATATATAATAAGGATGTAGAAATCAACTTTTTATCATTTTCTGGGTACTCCTCAAAAATCTTGGTTGATACATTTACTCCGATAAGAAAATCAGGCTGGTATGCTTCACGCATGTAAGTGGCGGGGAAATTATCATATATACCCCCATCAAAAATAAATTTACCATCTATTTTAACTGGCTTGTACACAAAAGGGACTGACATGGTCGCACGCAAAGCCTCTCCTAACTTGCCGGAATCCATATAAATAGACTTTTGAGTAAAGATTTCAGCTCCTACTGCTTTAAATGGAACAAAAAGCTTATTAAAATCTTCTCCAGCAACCTGGTTGGCCTTAGCCGTAAATTCAGCTAAAGTGAAATTCAATATCAAATCATTTGCTACCTGGGGCCGAAAATTTGCTTCAAAAGTAGAATCTACTCCTAAATTAATTTCCAGCCAGCTAGGGTTTGGAGCCCCTTCAAAATAGAAAGTATTAAAATTATCAGGAAATGTGCCGTTTATCCAGCTTTGAAATTCCGGAGACCTCGCAATGGAGTCTATTTCAAAAGCATTGTAGCCAGAAGCATAAAAACCTCCTACTACCCCACCCATTGATGTACCAACAATGTAATCTATGGGAATATCATTTTCTTCTAATGCTTTTAGTACTCCGATGTGAGCTAAGCCTTTAGCTCCTCCACCGCTTAGTACCAAACCTACTTTTTGAGATAAAAGTGAGTGGTTGATAGTGATTAAAAATATGAAAAGCAGAAAGCTTTTTGCGCAATTCATGTGGTTCAGTATTTATCTTCTTTATGTTAAAGTCAAAAGATAAAGAACTGAATCCATTTTTATTGCATCCCGGCCATTAAAACTTCTTCTTCACTTTCAGGATAAGGGATTTTATCCAATTTAGATTTTACAAATCCTTTATAACGATTGAAATTAGATAAGTAATCTTCTTTAATAGGTTCAGAAGGCGGTAAATCTACTTTCATGGCATCCACCTGTCTTCCATTTTTCCAAAAACGGTAGCATAGATGAGGCCCAGTGGCTAATCCTGTTGATCCAACATAGCCAATCAATTGACCCTGCTTTACTTTTCCTCCTGGTCTAATGCCACTTGCAATACGTGACATATGCAAATACTGAGTTGAATATGTAGCATTGTGCCGGATTTTTACATTTCTCCCATTATATTTTTCATATTGTGCCTTGGTAATCACTCCATCGCCCGCTGCATAAATTGGCGTGCCATTTGGCGCAGCATAGTCAGTTCCTAAATGAGCCTTATATCTCTTTTGGACTGGGTGATACCGCTTTGCAGTATACCTTGAACTAATTCTTGTAAATTTTACTGGATAACGTAAAAATGCTTTTCTTAAACTTTTACCTTCTTCATCAAAATAATCAACTCCATCGCCTTGGTCAAATGCAATGGACAAAAACGGATTGTTATAATGCACTAGTTCGGCTCCTATTATTTCTTCTATCCCTACAGGTGTTCCATCAATAACCCTTTCTCTATACAGTACTTTAAATTGGTCTCCTGGATAAATTTTAGTGAAATCAATTTGCCATCCATACATATCGGCCACTAAATCGACCAATTCTGGAGTGCCTCCATTGTTCAAAATTTCTTCGTAAAGAGAAGAACTAATTGTTCCACTAATCGATTTTTCCTCGATTGTAACAGGTCTTTTCTCTACATAAACCTTTATTGAATCTTTTAAATTGAAAACCACATATTCTTCAGGGTTTGGCTCGTAAACCAGCGCTTTGGCTGATGGAAAAGAATCCTCCTCCTGGTAAATGACAGTATACTTTTTATTAGGAGCTATTTTCCTAACATCAAACACATTTTTGGATAAATTGGCTAACTGAAAAATAGTTTGGTGTGATACATTGTAGGCTAACAAAATATCAGAAATACTTTGATTCCGTTTTACGGCATGTTCCTCTACTTGAAAAGAATCTACTACCATACCATACAAAATAGTAGGAGCCATCTGTAAAGGTTCAGAGGCTAAAGAATCTGACGTTGTCTCAATTTTGGATTGAATTTCTCCTATTGAATTATATTCAAATGTGTAAAAATAAGCTAGCGACATGACAGCCAAAACAACGACTGTGCTCAGTATTTTTCTCATCATTTTATTCTCACCTATTATTTGCTGATTGCAATATTATTATATTTTATTAAAAACCAATGGATTAGCTACAATATTTTAAAGTAATGATTTAAAATTTAAAGCATTTAATTGATATTTTTCTAAATGTAAAAACAAATTACGGCTTAGCTATGGGTAAATCACATAAATTTTTAATCATTTTATCCCTTGTTAGAAAATAATTTAAAATCTATGATTAATATCAGTTTAAATCAAATTAAATCAATACGACCCGAAATATCTTCTGATAAACCATTCACCAAAAACCAAAATGAAAATTAATAAATAAGGGATTATGTTTTGGGTAAGTGGTACGGTTTCACTTTCCCCGCTAAGTACTCTAGAATATTCTTTAGCATTTAAATAATCGCGTAATTCATTTGTTTGGCTGGAATTAAAAAATTGACCTTGATTTTTATCTGCCACTCTTTCCAATAGTTTAAAGTTGGCTTGAAGATTTTGACTTTCCATATCAAACTCTTCCACTACAAATTGCCCCATACTTTCAAATCCTTTACCTTGAATCTTGGTAGATGCGGTATATTCATAAATTCCGCCAGGCAAATTTCCAAGTACAAAGTCTGGCTTCAATCGGTCGGGGGTGAATTCATAATTAAAAACACTATCTTCTGAAGATTTCAATTGCAATTGAACTGGAATTCCATATATGCGATCATACACTTCATTGTACATCTCTACTTGAAACTCAAGCTTTTCATTATCAGCAAAAGCCTCTTTTTTTGGAAACACTTTAAAGCGGTCTTTCTGATTTTTTGCTGTTAAATAACGAATGCTTTTCATCACCCAATCATCAAAAAAATCGTGGCCTTGGGTGTTTAGAAACTCCACCATACGCCAAATCCTGAAATTTTGGACTAAGAGTGTTGCTTGTCTAATGTCATTATTGTTATAAAAAACAAAAACAGGCTCTTCTGTATTAACATTCCCTACCCTTTTAAGGAATAGTTCTCTTGACAAAGGATGAAAATCATGCTTTGCAAATGGCATAGAAACAGGCGGCAAATCTCCCAACACCTCTTGCTGCTCATTACTCAATTCAAACAAGTCAAAATTTGAATTGACAACCGCAAAGGCTTCATCTGATTCTGAAGAAGGTGTCAGATTCACAGATTCATTCAATTCATTGTGTCGTCTAATATTCAATTTTGGGCCTGTAATAAACCATAATGGCATCTCCGAAATTTTCAACCTCCTTATTTCAGCATCGAAAGAATTAGCTATGTTGGGAAGATGGAATAAAATTGCAAGATCGTACTCCTCTATATTTTTAATTTGATCCTCACTGATTCCGGCAATAGCCAAAGTGAAATCATAATTTTGATTTCCTTCTATGGCTGCAGAAAGAGCCTTAATATCTGGGTGAGGATATGGAGCTAAAAGTAAAATATTCTTTTTCCCTTCCACAATATTGATGTAGGCATTTTTAGTATTATTCTGAGCATTGAATTCATCTTCCAAAACTTCCACCTCCACTTTATAATCCTGAAAGCCTGTTTTTTTTGCATCTACTAGAAATTGAACTGTCGACACCTGTTGTTCATTTTCAAATTGAATTGTTTTTTGGGCAATTACCTCGCCATTATTGCGTAGAAACACCCTAGTGTTTCTACCCGAAAAGCCTGAGTGCAGAATATCTGCTTCTATAGGAAACTGATTACCCTCGTAAGCTACCTTATTATATCTAATTTGTTGTAAATTAATATCCTTCTTTTGGGTTGTATCTCCTAAGCCAACTGTGGATAATTGAAAAGGAAATGCATAATAATCTGGAGAAATGCCTTGATTATAAATTCCATCTGAAAAAAGGATGACTTCAGAGATCAGGTCATTATCAAAATTCTCGGCTACATTTTTAATTGCAGCATTTAGAGGGCTGGTTTTCCTCCCATTTTGGATACTGTCCTGCCCAGACAAATCATTCCCGTCTAGATCTATGACAGGAATATCAACTCCTTTTTCTTTTTCTAAGTCAATCCGGAGCGCTTGCAAATTTTGCCAATAAGATTGTAAACCGCTTTCGCTTTTATCAACTGACTCGGAATCATCCCAAAGAAATACGATTTTGGATGGTTCTGAAGTAGTTTTCTGAATACTTAAAAAAGGTTCTAAAAAAAGATAGCCAATCAGACTCACCACCAAAAAGCGTAACGCAAAAAGTACCTTATTCCATACTGGAGTCCAAGGTTCTTTTTTACGACTATACAGCAAGTAAGCGTAAGCTAAGCCCAGAACTAAACATAAAATAAGCCAATAAGGAGAGTAAGCAGTTTTTAACATATCAGTTGGCTAATTTTATCATTTATCATCATTATTAAAAAGAATTTTTATAAAGCTTTCAAGCAGTGCTGTTTTTAGGTAGTTAAAGCCACCAAAGCCTTTCCCGATAAATACGGGACTACATCATAAATACTTTCCTGAATACAATAAGAAA
Protein-coding sequences here:
- a CDS encoding M23 family metallopeptidase, which encodes MMRKILSTVVVLAVMSLAYFYTFEYNSIGEIQSKIETTSDSLASEPLQMAPTILYGMVVDSFQVEEHAVKRNQSISDILLAYNVSHQTIFQLANLSKNVFDVRKIAPNKKYTVIYQEEDSFPSAKALVYEPNPEEYVVFNLKDSIKVYVEKRPVTIEEKSISGTISSSLYEEILNNGGTPELVDLVADMYGWQIDFTKIYPGDQFKVLYRERVIDGTPVGIEEIIGAELVHYNNPFLSIAFDQGDGVDYFDEEGKSLRKAFLRYPVKFTRISSRYTAKRYHPVQKRYKAHLGTDYAAPNGTPIYAAGDGVITKAQYEKYNGRNVKIRHNATYSTQYLHMSRIASGIRPGGKVKQGQLIGYVGSTGLATGPHLCYRFWKNGRQVDAMKVDLPPSEPIKEDYLSNFNRYKGFVKSKLDKIPYPESEEEVLMAGMQ